A section of the Neorhizobium galegae bv. orientalis str. HAMBI 540 genome encodes:
- a CDS encoding efflux RND transporter periplasmic adaptor subunit, with translation MFFVKTRRNVSFLVKGLLVATAFGALTACSQEKKVEAPEIVRPVKVTEVAAADHGRRLQYSGSVKARTEMNLGFRVAGKITERLVDVGQRVRPGDVLAKLDAVDYQLAVRRAEADLASAQKQVEISGLARRRVETLAEKSISSQSQLEQAQLANDQAVSQKESAQSALDQARNQVAYTELKSDQNGIVTAVSADIGQVVASGTPVLSVAVEGSKEVQIAVPEMDVAQFKPGKTVKARFWSATDLVLDGKVREVAGSADAQSRTFAVRVSLPADTRVLLGMTATIEADEDNAVATYAVPLAALSKKDGQSVVWIVDRGKGTVSSRAVKVADFSDNGVRVADGVAKGDLVVSAGTQFMKEDMKVKLPENIASRFGSVSSLTTASLAP, from the coding sequence ATGTTTTTCGTAAAGACCAGACGTAATGTCTCGTTTCTCGTCAAAGGCCTTTTAGTCGCGACCGCGTTCGGCGCGCTGACGGCCTGCTCGCAAGAGAAGAAAGTCGAAGCCCCGGAAATCGTCCGTCCGGTCAAAGTGACCGAGGTTGCCGCTGCCGATCACGGCCGCAGGCTTCAATATTCCGGCTCAGTCAAGGCGCGCACCGAAATGAACCTCGGCTTCCGCGTCGCCGGCAAGATCACCGAGCGGCTCGTCGATGTCGGTCAGCGCGTTCGCCCCGGCGACGTGCTCGCAAAGCTTGACGCCGTCGATTACCAGCTTGCGGTGCGCCGCGCAGAGGCCGATCTCGCCTCCGCTCAGAAGCAGGTGGAAATCTCCGGCCTCGCCCGCCGGCGGGTCGAGACGCTTGCCGAAAAGAGCATTTCCTCCCAATCGCAGCTCGAACAGGCGCAGCTGGCCAATGACCAGGCCGTTTCGCAAAAGGAATCGGCCCAGTCAGCACTCGACCAAGCCCGTAACCAGGTTGCCTATACGGAATTGAAGTCAGACCAGAACGGCATCGTCACAGCGGTCAGCGCCGATATCGGCCAGGTGGTTGCGTCCGGCACCCCGGTCCTCTCCGTCGCGGTCGAGGGCAGCAAGGAAGTGCAGATCGCCGTTCCGGAAATGGACGTCGCTCAGTTCAAGCCGGGCAAGACGGTGAAGGCCCGTTTCTGGTCGGCCACCGATCTCGTGCTCGACGGCAAGGTCCGCGAAGTGGCCGGCAGTGCCGATGCCCAATCGCGCACCTTCGCGGTTCGCGTCAGTCTGCCTGCGGATACACGGGTGCTGCTCGGCATGACTGCGACGATCGAGGCGGACGAAGACAATGCCGTCGCCACCTATGCCGTTCCGCTTGCCGCGCTTTCCAAGAAGGACGGCCAGTCCGTCGTCTGGATCGTCGACCGCGGCAAGGGCACCGTCAGCTCGCGTGCCGTCAAGGTCGCCGATTTCTCCGATAACGGCGTTCGTGTCGCCGACGGCGTTGCCAAGGGCGACCTCGTCGTC
- a CDS encoding TetR/AcrR family transcriptional regulator, whose protein sequence is MDTNENTLDTSRQDNVGRILDAAERLFKHYGYTKTNVADIARDLGMSPANIYRFFSSKADIHQALASRMLDGSYQAALANAKRPVSATERLRNHVLQQHRFTLETMLDEKKVHEMVVIAIEQQWPVIEQHLERIRVVIAGLIKDGIEAGEFREQDHQLASECFMSSMVILCHPQLIADCLLESRIGKPEDLVEFGLRALR, encoded by the coding sequence ATGGATACCAACGAAAATACCCTGGACACGTCGCGCCAAGACAATGTCGGCCGTATTCTCGACGCGGCGGAGCGGCTGTTCAAGCATTACGGCTACACCAAGACGAATGTGGCGGATATCGCGCGCGATCTCGGTATGTCGCCCGCCAATATCTACCGCTTTTTCTCGTCCAAGGCGGATATCCATCAGGCCTTGGCAAGCCGTATGCTGGACGGCAGCTATCAGGCGGCACTCGCCAATGCAAAGCGGCCGGTGAGCGCCACGGAACGGCTGCGCAATCACGTCCTGCAGCAGCACCGCTTCACGCTCGAGACCATGCTCGACGAAAAGAAGGTGCATGAGATGGTGGTGATCGCCATCGAGCAGCAATGGCCAGTCATCGAACAGCATCTCGAACGCATCCGTGTCGTCATTGCGGGTCTCATCAAAGATGGCATCGAAGCCGGTGAGTTCCGCGAACAGGATCACCAGCTCGCATCCGAATGCTTCATGTCGTCCATGGTCATCCTTTGTCATCCGCAGCTCATCGCGGATTGCCTTCTGGAGAGCCGGATCGGCAAGCCCGAGGACCTCGTGGAATTCGGCCTCAGGGCCCTCAGATAA
- a CDS encoding hybrid sensor histidine kinase/response regulator has translation MSVPQSYDVSLLDDERYRLLVDSITDYAIYMLDPEGKIASWNPGAQRFKGYEAWEILGEHFSRFYTPEDRLARAPEHALRMAATEGRFEREGWRVRKDGSRFWAHVIIDPIWSRSGELLGFAKVTRDLTERKRAEAELRLSEEKFQILVQGVTDYALYMLDPDGRVSNWNSGAARIKGYTADEIVGKHFSQFYTPEDRERGEPNRSLETARREGRFEREAWRQRKDGTRFWAHVIIDAIRNEDGTLIGFAKITRDITEKVEAQKALTQAREELFQSQKMEAIGQLTGGVAHDFNNLLMAVLGSLEILKKRLPDDPALTPLLDNAIQGAERGAALTQRMLAFSRRQELNMQAINVPALVSGMMDFVQRSLSASASVETRFAKNLPHVTSDPVQLETAVLNLVVNARDAMAGGGTIVISAEEYFADKNVERLKPGRYVRLAVADSGEGMDEETLIRATTPFFTTKGVGKGTGLGLSMVQGLTEQSGGKLDIQSQKGKGTTVSLYLPAADANDCPQSSEQTMPSPAATPIGRLTILAVDDDALVLMNTTLMLEDLGHTVIEAYSGTDALKELRSGAHDIDLVITDHSMPRMTGSELAAVIREERPGLPVVLATGYAELPTGGDNRLPRLPKPFSQNQLEEIIATVLAGGR, from the coding sequence ATGAGCGTTCCGCAAAGCTATGACGTGTCGTTGCTTGATGACGAACGCTATCGTCTACTCGTCGATTCCATCACCGATTACGCGATTTACATGCTTGACCCGGAGGGTAAGATCGCCAGCTGGAATCCCGGCGCCCAACGCTTCAAGGGATACGAGGCCTGGGAAATCCTAGGCGAGCATTTTTCCCGCTTCTATACGCCTGAAGACCGATTGGCGCGAGCGCCCGAACATGCGTTGCGGATGGCTGCCACCGAAGGCCGCTTCGAAAGGGAAGGATGGCGCGTCCGCAAGGACGGCAGCCGCTTCTGGGCCCACGTCATCATCGACCCGATCTGGAGTCGGTCCGGCGAACTTCTCGGCTTCGCAAAAGTGACCCGCGATCTGACAGAACGGAAACGCGCTGAAGCGGAACTCCGATTGAGCGAGGAGAAATTTCAGATTCTCGTCCAGGGTGTTACGGACTATGCTCTCTACATGCTCGACCCGGATGGCCGCGTCAGCAACTGGAACTCCGGTGCCGCGCGCATCAAGGGCTACACGGCGGATGAGATCGTCGGCAAGCATTTTTCGCAGTTCTATACCCCGGAGGACCGCGAACGCGGCGAGCCGAACCGAAGCCTGGAGACTGCACGGCGCGAGGGACGATTCGAGAGGGAAGCCTGGCGGCAGCGCAAGGATGGAACACGTTTCTGGGCACATGTGATCATCGACGCGATCCGCAACGAAGACGGCACACTCATCGGTTTCGCCAAGATCACGCGCGACATCACCGAAAAAGTCGAGGCGCAAAAGGCTCTTACCCAGGCACGCGAAGAACTTTTCCAATCCCAGAAGATGGAAGCGATCGGCCAGTTGACCGGTGGCGTCGCCCACGACTTCAACAATCTGCTGATGGCCGTGCTGGGAAGCCTGGAAATTCTGAAAAAACGCCTGCCCGACGATCCAGCGCTGACGCCGCTGCTGGACAATGCCATTCAGGGCGCCGAACGGGGTGCTGCGCTGACCCAGCGCATGCTCGCATTTTCCCGGCGCCAGGAATTGAACATGCAAGCCATCAACGTGCCGGCACTCGTAAGCGGCATGATGGATTTCGTTCAGCGCTCGCTCAGTGCCTCCGCATCCGTCGAAACCCGGTTTGCCAAAAACCTGCCGCATGTCACGAGCGACCCGGTTCAACTCGAAACCGCGGTTCTGAACCTCGTCGTCAACGCCCGAGACGCGATGGCGGGGGGCGGCACGATCGTCATCAGCGCCGAGGAATATTTCGCGGACAAGAATGTCGAGAGGCTGAAACCTGGCCGTTACGTGCGGCTGGCGGTCGCCGACAGCGGCGAAGGCATGGACGAGGAAACCCTCATCCGCGCAACCACACCTTTCTTCACCACCAAAGGTGTCGGCAAGGGGACGGGACTCGGACTTTCCATGGTGCAGGGCCTGACCGAACAGTCGGGCGGCAAACTCGATATCCAAAGCCAAAAGGGCAAGGGCACGACGGTTTCGCTCTATCTGCCTGCGGCAGATGCAAACGATTGTCCGCAGTCTTCGGAGCAGACCATGCCTTCCCCCGCCGCAACTCCCATAGGACGCCTGACGATTCTCGCCGTCGATGACGATGCGCTGGTCCTGATGAACACGACTCTGATGCTGGAAGATCTCGGCCACACCGTGATCGAGGCTTATAGCGGCACCGATGCCCTGAAGGAGCTGAGAAGCGGCGCCCATGACATCGATCTTGTCATCACCGATCATTCGATGCCGCGCATGACCGGCTCGGAACTGGCCGCCGTCATCCGCGAAGAAAGGCCAGGCCTTCCGGTGGTGCTGGCAACCGGCTACGCCGAGCTGCCGACCGGCGGCGACAACCGCCTGCCGCGACTGCCGAAACCCTTCTCGCAGAACCAGCTTGAGGAGATCATCGCCACGGTTCTCGCCGGCGGGCGCTGA
- a CDS encoding BON domain-containing protein, translating into MVFKHQHFHETSAEVEAEFPPGATLEGAVSDALASAGGVDASDVAVIARSSEVTLIGTVQLESEIARAEEVALNVAGVTTVRNELRFNRPM; encoded by the coding sequence ATGGTCTTCAAGCATCAGCATTTTCACGAGACGTCCGCTGAGGTCGAGGCGGAGTTTCCACCCGGCGCGACGCTCGAAGGAGCGGTTTCCGATGCCCTGGCTTCTGCCGGCGGCGTCGATGCAAGCGACGTCGCCGTCATCGCCCGCAGTTCCGAGGTGACGCTAATCGGGACGGTCCAGTTGGAAAGCGAGATTGCGCGGGCCGAGGAAGTGGCCCTGAACGTAGCCGGAGTGACCACCGTGCGCAATGAGCTCCGTTTCAACCGGCCGATGTAA
- a CDS encoding glucose/quinate/shikimate family membrane-bound PQQ-dependent dehydrogenase, whose amino-acid sequence MAIRITAIVFIFIGLALAVGGGQLVLLGGSAYYIICGLGFVVTAILLFLRNAMALRVYAVIVLASLAWAIWEVGLDWWQLGPRGGLIILLGLWLLTPWVRTPLGFSSPTGMRYGASALPLGISLMIAIVVAIVSMFLDPLDRSGELPQQSVAAAPPMGGNVPPGEWHQYGRTPYGQRYSPLDQIKVDNVAKLTEAWRYQTGDVKRPDDVGETTYQVTPLKVGNSLYLCTPHNLAIALDATTGKEKWKYDPNSGMNPDRQHQTCRGVSYYKDAAAAAGSPCAERVYLPTSDARLIALDAANGQVCTSFADNGTLQLTSGMRYNPAGYYYSTSPPAIAGNKIIIGGAVNDNYSTQSQSGVIRAFDVNTGQLIWNWDSGNPSQTQPLPPGQTYTTNSPNSWSVFSIDEELGLVYVPLGNQVPDQLGMGRSESVEKYSSSIVALDLNTGVDRWVRQTVHHDLWDMDVPAQPVLLNISRPDNTVVPALVGPTKQGDIYVLDRRSGEPIIPVTEEPAPGGAIPEDRTAPTQPTSALSFKPRPLEEQDMWGVTMFDQMVCRIWYHQYNYLGRYTPPSLKGSIIYPGNFGTFNWGSVAVDPERQVMFGMPTYLAFTSRLVPRADIPPKAQDQKGSEQGLNRNDGAPYGVYMGPFLGPLQIPCQAPPWGYVSGVDLRTGQIAYKHRNGTVYDMTPLPLPFKVGVPGIGGPMITKGGVAFLGAAVDNYLRAYNLTNGHELWKARLPAGGQATPMTYAVDDGRQFVVMVAGGHGSVGTKPGDYVIAYALPR is encoded by the coding sequence ATGGCCATCAGGATTACCGCGATCGTTTTTATTTTTATCGGTTTGGCGTTGGCCGTCGGCGGCGGACAACTGGTACTGCTCGGAGGCAGCGCCTATTACATTATCTGCGGTCTCGGCTTCGTGGTGACCGCCATCCTGCTTTTCCTCCGGAATGCCATGGCGCTCAGGGTCTATGCAGTTATCGTGCTGGCTTCGCTTGCCTGGGCGATCTGGGAGGTCGGGCTCGACTGGTGGCAGCTCGGCCCGCGCGGTGGACTGATCATCCTACTCGGTCTCTGGCTCTTGACACCCTGGGTCCGCACCCCGCTCGGCTTTTCGAGCCCGACCGGCATGCGCTACGGCGCCAGTGCACTGCCGCTTGGTATTTCGCTGATGATCGCGATCGTCGTCGCCATAGTTTCGATGTTCCTCGATCCGCTCGACCGGAGCGGCGAGCTGCCGCAACAGTCGGTCGCTGCCGCTCCGCCGATGGGCGGCAACGTGCCGCCCGGCGAATGGCATCAGTACGGACGGACACCCTATGGCCAGCGTTATTCGCCGCTCGACCAGATCAAGGTCGATAACGTCGCCAAGCTCACGGAAGCCTGGCGCTACCAGACCGGGGACGTGAAACGGCCGGACGACGTGGGCGAGACCACCTATCAGGTGACGCCGCTCAAAGTCGGCAATTCGCTCTATCTCTGCACGCCGCACAATCTTGCGATCGCGCTCGATGCGACGACTGGCAAGGAGAAGTGGAAATACGACCCTAATTCCGGCATGAACCCGGACCGGCAGCACCAGACCTGCCGCGGCGTCAGTTATTATAAGGATGCCGCCGCGGCAGCCGGCAGCCCGTGTGCGGAACGGGTCTATCTGCCGACCTCGGATGCGCGGCTGATCGCCCTCGATGCGGCGAACGGCCAGGTCTGCACCTCCTTTGCCGACAACGGAACGCTGCAGCTCACCAGCGGTATGCGGTACAATCCAGCCGGCTACTATTATTCGACCTCTCCGCCGGCAATCGCCGGCAACAAGATCATCATCGGTGGGGCGGTCAACGACAACTATTCCACCCAGTCGCAATCCGGCGTCATCCGCGCCTTCGACGTCAATACGGGACAGCTGATCTGGAACTGGGATTCGGGCAATCCGAGTCAGACCCAGCCGCTGCCGCCGGGTCAGACCTACACGACCAATTCGCCCAATAGCTGGTCGGTGTTCAGCATCGACGAGGAGCTGGGGCTCGTCTATGTCCCGCTCGGCAACCAGGTGCCGGACCAGCTCGGCATGGGCCGCAGCGAGAGCGTGGAAAAATATTCCTCGTCGATCGTCGCGCTCGATCTCAATACCGGTGTCGACCGCTGGGTGCGCCAGACGGTGCATCACGATCTCTGGGACATGGACGTGCCTGCCCAGCCGGTCCTCCTCAACATCTCCAGGCCGGACAATACGGTCGTGCCGGCTCTGGTCGGTCCGACCAAGCAGGGCGACATCTACGTGCTCGACCGCCGCAGCGGCGAGCCGATCATCCCGGTCACCGAGGAACCGGCACCGGGAGGTGCGATCCCGGAAGATCGTACCGCGCCGACGCAACCCACCTCAGCTCTGTCCTTCAAGCCGAGACCGCTCGAAGAACAGGACATGTGGGGCGTCACCATGTTCGACCAGATGGTCTGCCGCATCTGGTATCATCAGTACAATTATCTCGGCCGCTACACGCCGCCGTCGCTGAAGGGCTCGATCATCTATCCGGGCAATTTCGGCACGTTCAACTGGGGCAGCGTCGCGGTCGATCCGGAACGGCAGGTTATGTTCGGCATGCCGACCTATCTCGCCTTCACCTCGAGGCTGGTGCCGCGTGCGGACATCCCGCCGAAGGCACAGGATCAGAAGGGCAGCGAACAGGGCCTCAACCGCAATGACGGCGCACCTTACGGCGTTTACATGGGTCCGTTCCTCGGGCCGCTGCAGATCCCCTGCCAGGCACCGCCCTGGGGTTACGTCTCGGGCGTCGACCTGCGGACCGGCCAGATCGCCTACAAGCACCGCAACGGCACGGTCTATGACATGACGCCATTGCCACTGCCCTTCAAGGTCGGGGTGCCCGGCATCGGCGGACCAATGATCACCAAGGGTGGCGTGGCGTTCCTCGGCGCTGCGGTCGACAACTATCTGCGCGCCTACAACCTCACCAACGGTCACGAGCTCTGGAAGGCGCGGCTGCCGGCTGGCGGCCAGGCGACGCCGATGACCTATGCGGTCGATGACGGGCGCCAGTTCGTGGTGATGGTGGCCGGCGGACACGGTTCGGTCGGCACCAAGCCGGGCGACTACGTGATCGCCTACGCCCTACCGCGATAG
- a CDS encoding UdgX family uracil-DNA binding protein (This protein belongs to the uracil DNA glycosylase superfamily, members of which act in excision repair of DNA. However, it belongs more specifically to UdgX branch, whose founding member was found to bind uracil in DNA (where it does not belong), without cleaving it, appears to promote DNA repair by a pathway involving RecA, rather than base excision.), with amino-acid sequence MLTSRKGPAFETSGADGEKLPDIEQDAESCTRCDLYRNATHLVFGEGPPKAKVLFVGEQPGDKEDQAGKPFVGPAGKLLDRCLEEAGVERDICYVTNAVKHFKFTPRGKRRIHAKPNAGEVQACAWWLAAELRLIKPKLAVALGATALYALLGRQAKVTRDRGTMLRSPDGLPVLVTIHPSALLRTMDQPDAELNRARFVDDLKKIAEFLE; translated from the coding sequence ATGCTGACATCGCGCAAAGGCCCAGCCTTCGAGACATCGGGCGCGGACGGCGAAAAACTACCGGACATCGAGCAGGATGCGGAAAGCTGCACCCGTTGCGACCTCTATAGGAACGCCACCCATCTCGTGTTCGGAGAGGGGCCGCCCAAAGCGAAGGTGCTCTTCGTCGGCGAGCAGCCGGGAGACAAGGAGGATCAGGCGGGCAAGCCGTTCGTCGGGCCGGCAGGAAAGCTCCTCGATCGCTGTCTAGAGGAAGCCGGCGTCGAACGCGATATCTGCTACGTCACCAATGCGGTGAAGCATTTCAAGTTCACCCCACGCGGCAAGCGCCGCATCCATGCCAAACCCAATGCGGGCGAGGTCCAGGCCTGCGCCTGGTGGCTAGCAGCGGAGCTGCGCTTGATCAAACCGAAACTCGCCGTAGCGCTCGGCGCGACGGCGCTTTATGCCTTGCTGGGAAGGCAGGCGAAAGTGACCCGTGATCGCGGCACGATGTTGAGATCGCCGGACGGCCTGCCGGTACTGGTGACCATCCACCCTTCGGCGCTGCTGAGGACGATGGATCAGCCGGACGCGGAGCTCAACCGGGCCCGCTTCGTCGATGATCTGAAAAAGATTGCAGAATTTCTGGAGTGA
- a CDS encoding glutathione S-transferase, translated as MTYELYYWDGLQGRGEFVRLALEEAGADYVDVARGERGTAKMMNYMHGKHGYDMPFAPPFLKDGDLIVSHVANILNYLGPKLDLVPKDEKSRLFAHGLQLTITDFLAEVHDTHHPISTADYYEDQRPEAKARSKAFLKHRVPKFIGYFDRIIAANPTKSGYALGDTLTYVDLSLFQLAKGLAYAFPRAMKNFDNDYPRVAKLRDAVAERPNIEAYLRSKRRLAFNESGIFRHYPDLDQDPA; from the coding sequence ATGACCTACGAACTTTATTACTGGGACGGCCTTCAGGGCCGCGGCGAATTCGTACGGCTGGCGCTGGAAGAGGCTGGAGCCGACTATGTGGACGTAGCCCGCGGCGAACGCGGTACTGCGAAAATGATGAACTATATGCACGGCAAGCATGGTTACGACATGCCGTTCGCACCGCCCTTTCTCAAGGATGGCGACCTGATCGTCTCCCATGTCGCCAACATCCTCAATTACCTCGGGCCGAAGCTGGATCTGGTGCCGAAAGACGAGAAATCCCGCCTCTTCGCCCACGGCCTCCAGCTGACGATCACCGATTTCCTCGCGGAAGTGCACGATACGCACCACCCGATCAGCACCGCCGACTATTATGAGGATCAGAGGCCGGAGGCCAAGGCGCGTTCCAAGGCCTTCCTGAAACACCGGGTGCCGAAATTCATCGGCTATTTCGACCGCATCATCGCCGCAAACCCTACCAAGAGCGGCTATGCGCTGGGCGACACCCTGACTTACGTCGACCTGTCGCTCTTCCAGCTAGCCAAAGGTCTCGCCTATGCCTTCCCGCGCGCCATGAAAAATTTCGATAATGATTACCCCCGTGTCGCCAAACTACGCGATGCGGTCGCCGAACGTCCGAATATCGAGGCCTATCTAAGGTCGAAACGCCGGCTCGCGTTCAATGAGTCGGGCATATTCCGGCATTATCCAGACCTTGATCAGGATCCGGCCTGA
- a CDS encoding sigma-70 family RNA polymerase sigma factor, protein MRLIPALRAFARTFCRNPSDADDLVQETLMKALANLDKFEPGTKLKSWLFTIMRNTFYTRAKVLGREAPGIEENISGDTPVAASQEMAARAREVQRALQKLPPHYREVLTLVAILGESYEATAEICDCAVGTVKSRLNRARHQILQELGEETN, encoded by the coding sequence GTGAGGCTTATTCCGGCTCTCCGCGCATTTGCCCGTACTTTCTGCCGCAATCCCAGCGATGCAGACGACCTGGTGCAGGAGACGTTGATGAAGGCGCTCGCCAATCTCGACAAGTTCGAGCCGGGCACCAAGCTGAAAAGCTGGCTTTTCACTATCATGCGCAACACCTTTTATACGCGGGCCAAGGTGCTTGGCCGCGAGGCGCCGGGGATCGAGGAGAACATTTCCGGGGATACGCCGGTAGCGGCGAGCCAGGAGATGGCGGCAAGAGCCCGGGAAGTTCAGCGAGCGCTCCAGAAACTGCCGCCGCATTATCGCGAAGTGCTGACGCTGGTCGCGATCCTGGGCGAAAGTTACGAGGCGACGGCGGAGATCTGCGATTGCGCGGTGGGCACGGTGAAAAGCCGTCTAAACCGAGCGCGGCATCAAATTCTGCAGGAATTGGGAGAAGAAACCAACTGA
- the ku gene encoding non-homologous end joining protein Ku has product MVAPRANWKGYLKVGELSCPVALYTAASTSDRVSFHIINRETGNRVHRQMVDADTGRQVESEDIVKGYEVSSGQYVFLEPDEVKAAVPESDKTLELETFIPCDGIDTIFIDRPYYLAPTDKPAAEVFELIRKGLKEKNVAALARTVLFRRLRTVLIRPSEKGMIASTLNYDYEVRPAKEIFSDIKSFKIDGEMLDLAEHIIDTKRGEFDPAEFDDRYEAALAELIKAKIEGRKLRKQPKPEPKKVSSLLDALRQSAGDKKTASKKPAKKTVSRKTAAPQRKAS; this is encoded by the coding sequence ATCGTGGCACCGCGTGCAAACTGGAAAGGGTACCTGAAGGTTGGAGAGCTGAGCTGCCCGGTGGCCCTCTATACGGCCGCCTCGACATCCGACCGCGTCAGCTTTCACATCATCAATCGCGAGACCGGCAACCGCGTCCACCGCCAGATGGTCGATGCCGACACCGGCAGGCAGGTCGAAAGCGAGGACATCGTCAAAGGCTATGAAGTTTCGAGCGGCCAGTATGTCTTTCTGGAGCCCGACGAGGTGAAGGCCGCCGTACCAGAGAGCGACAAGACGCTGGAGCTCGAAACCTTCATTCCATGCGACGGCATCGACACCATCTTCATCGACCGCCCCTATTACCTGGCACCGACCGACAAACCGGCAGCGGAAGTCTTCGAGCTGATCCGCAAGGGGCTGAAGGAGAAGAATGTCGCAGCACTTGCCCGCACGGTGCTCTTCCGGCGGCTCCGGACGGTGCTTATCCGCCCGAGCGAAAAGGGCATGATCGCCAGCACGCTCAACTACGACTACGAGGTCCGGCCGGCCAAGGAAATCTTCTCCGACATCAAGAGCTTCAAGATCGACGGCGAGATGCTCGACCTCGCAGAGCACATCATCGACACCAAACGCGGCGAGTTCGATCCGGCCGAGTTCGACGACCGCTACGAGGCGGCGCTCGCGGAGCTGATCAAGGCCAAGATCGAGGGCCGCAAGCTCAGGAAACAGCCGAAGCCGGAACCGAAGAAGGTTTCCAGCCTGCTCGATGCGCTGCGCCAGAGCGCCGGCGACAAGAAGACTGCATCGAAGAAGCCCGCCAAGAAAACCGTATCTCGTAAGACTGCCGCCCCGCAGAGAAAGGCGAGCTGA